The genomic window GTCACGATGTAGCCGCGGCCGTCGATGACGACGCCGGATCCCTGCATGCCCTCCTGGTCGCTCTTCGACTCGATCGTCACGACCGCGTTGGCCGTGGCTGCGGCGACCTTCGCGAACCGCCCGGCGGGACCCTCGGTGTTGTTGTCGGTCGACAGCGTCACCTTCGACGTGGTGAACGCGTCGACGACCTCGGCCGTCTTGCGCCCGATCACCCCGCCGATCAGGCCGATGACCAGCGCGATCAGTAGCAGGACGGCCAGCGCGAGGTAGGACACCTTTCGGCCGAAGAGCACGTCGCGCACGCCCAGCTTGCCGCCGTAGCCCGACGGGGCGTGCGGGAACGACGGCGCGACGGCCGGGGTCCCCAGCGCTGCCGCGGCAGCCGGATCCCGCCACGGATCGTCCGGCTCGTCGGTGCCGGAGCCGTTTTTCTCGCCCGCCAGCGCGGCGGCGTCGATCGGGTGGCGTTGCAGGGTGTCGGTGACGCCGTCGGGTCGGCTGAACGCCTCCTGCAGGACGGGGTCGGCGGGTCGCTCGTGCGGCCGGAAATCGGCCTGATGCTGGAATCGGGACGGCCTAACCCGTTCGGCGACAAAGGATCCCTGCTGCCCCAGCGGACGTCCGAACGCTTGACGCGACGCGGAGTCGACCGGTGGCCGGGAAACGGGACGCGGCGCCAGGCGATTGTCCCCGTTGTTGCCGCTGTCCCGCGTCTGATCGAAGCCTTGGTCGGAGGTCACCTTGCCCCTTTAGAGGTCCCTTTGGAGGTCCCTTTGAATCCGCTACTGAGCGCTCGCGTGTCCACCCTAGTATCTATCGGCGCTTGCGCTGGTCGCGCGCGTCGCGCTCGGCCACCGTCGGCGGGGTGTCGTCGTGCGGATAGTGCGGAATCTCGGAGAGCAGCCCGAGCAACGCGCTGGGAATCCGGATCGGCCGCGAGTCGCGCAGCGCCGCGCGGGCACGGCCCTGGTCGTCGACCTCGCCCGCGCACTGCGGGCACAACGACAGGTGGTGTGCAGCGCGCAGATGCGCGTTCATCCGCAGCTCGCCGTCGACGAAGGCCGCGATGGCTTCCACGGACAGATGCTCGGTCGAGCTGAAGCGGCGCGGCGCGCCGACCGGCTCGCCGCTCTGCGAGGCGAACTGCGCCGGCAACCAGGAGAACGCGCGACGAAACACATGTCCTCGGTCGGCCATCACCCGTCCTTTCGCTGCCTCTACACCACGAATGTAGCGCGATGAGGTGCTCAATCGCTCGTGCACGGACCGCGAAACCCTGTTGAGTCGAGGCGCGACCGGCGCTATGCCGACTTCGAGTGCAGCACGTCGCCGCCGTGGTCGGAGTGCGCCGCAAGGTAGTCGCGCAACGCCTGGCGCCCACGGTGGATGCGGCTGCGGACGGTGCCCAGCTTCACGCCGAGGGTGGCACCGATCTCCTCGTAGGACAGGCCCTCGATGTCGCACAACACCACCGCGGCCCGGAATTCCGGCGGCAGCGAATCCAGCGCGGCCTGCAGATCGGGACCCAGCCGGGCGTCGTGGTAGATCTGCTCGGGGTTGGGCTCGTCGGCGGGCACTCGGTCGTAATCCTCGGGCAGCGCCTCCATCCGGATACGCGCGCGGCGCCGGACCATGTCGAGGAACAGGTTGGTGGTGATGCGATGCAACCAGCCCTCGAACGTGCCGGGCTGATAGTTCTGCACCGACCGGAACACCCGGATGAAGGTCTCCTGCGTGAGGTCCTCGGCGTCATGCTGGTTACCGGAGAGCCGATAGGCCAGCCGGTACACCCGGTCGGCGTGCTGGCGCACCAACTCGTCCCACGACGGCATCGTCGCCACGTCGCCCGTCGCGTCGAACACCGCGGTGCCCTGCAACGAGTCCGAGGTTTCCACCCAGGCGTCGTCGGGGCACTGCTGCGCGTGCGACATGCTGGTCGGACTCAAAAATGTGGTGATGGTCGGATCCTCCGAGTTTGCCCTGCCAAGGGTTGGCAATTCGTCGTTGGCGGCAACGCACAGCTGCCAGTCTGTATTCCCCACCCAGCGCCCTCCGCGTTCCATACGGTCACCGTCGCGCATTGGCGTATGCGCGACATAGGAGCAATCTGAGGTTTGGCTGAGAAACCAGATCGTTACCTTCGCTGACCAGCGCATACCCGAGTGGCGCGAGGTTAATCACTTCGGGCGCGCCGGGCGTGTCCGCAAACGCCGCGGCTGCCGCGCGCCTGTCGGACTGCGGGGCGATTTGGAATACGCTGCGGGCATGAACGGCACCGACGAAGAAACCCCCGGCCAGGCGGCCCCGAGTCGAGCCGAATCGCTCTCCGCCCATGCCGAGCAGTCGATCTCCGAGGACGAGATCCTGGCCGGCGCCCGCGAGCGCGCCGTCGACATCGGCGCCGGGGCGGTGACGCCCGCGGTCGGCGCGCTGCTGAGTCTGCTGACCAAGCTGAGCGGCGGCAAGGCCGTCGCCGAGGTGGGCACCGGCGCGGGCGTCAGCGGGCTCTGGTTGCTGTCGGGTATGAGCGACGACGGCGTCCTGACCACCATCGACATCGAGCCCGAGTACCTGCGCCTGGCCAAGCAGGCCTTCACCGAGGCCGGCATCGGGCCGTCGCGCACCCGGCTCATCAGCGGGCGGGCGCAGGAGGTCCTCACCCGGCTGGCCGACGAGTCCTACGACCTCGTCTTCATCGACGCCGACCCCATCGACCAGCCGGACTACGTCGTCGAGGGTGTGCGCCTGCTGCGCTCCGGCGGCGTGATCGTGGTGCATCGGGCGGCGCTGGGTGGCCGGGCCGGCGATCCGGCGGCACGCGACGCCGAGGTGGTCGCGGTCCGCGAGGCCGCCCGGCTGATCGCCGAGGACCAGCGGCTCACCCCCGCGCTGGTGCCGCTCGGCGACGGCATGCTGGCCGCCGTCCGCGATTAGCCCTTTTTCCAACAGTCGCGACTGCACCCAGCGCCGGCGGACATCTTTTCGAATTCGTTGCGCGGATCCGCCTTGACGCCGGACTGAACATCCGTTTAGCGTACTAAACATGCGTTCAGCCGACCTGACTGCCGCCGCCCGGATCCGCGATTCGGCGATCAGACAGTTCGGTGAGCACGGCTTCGGGGTCGGGCTG from Mycobacterium shigaense includes these protein-coding regions:
- the rseA gene encoding anti-sigma E factor RseA is translated as MADRGHVFRRAFSWLPAQFASQSGEPVGAPRRFSSTEHLSVEAIAAFVDGELRMNAHLRAAHHLSLCPQCAGEVDDQGRARAALRDSRPIRIPSALLGLLSEIPHYPHDDTPPTVAERDARDQRKRR
- the sigE gene encoding RNA polymerase sigma factor SigE, which produces MERGGRWVGNTDWQLCVAANDELPTLGRANSEDPTITTFLSPTSMSHAQQCPDDAWVETSDSLQGTAVFDATGDVATMPSWDELVRQHADRVYRLAYRLSGNQHDAEDLTQETFIRVFRSVQNYQPGTFEGWLHRITTNLFLDMVRRRARIRMEALPEDYDRVPADEPNPEQIYHDARLGPDLQAALDSLPPEFRAAVVLCDIEGLSYEEIGATLGVKLGTVRSRIHRGRQALRDYLAAHSDHGGDVLHSKSA
- a CDS encoding O-methyltransferase — its product is MNGTDEETPGQAAPSRAESLSAHAEQSISEDEILAGARERAVDIGAGAVTPAVGALLSLLTKLSGGKAVAEVGTGAGVSGLWLLSGMSDDGVLTTIDIEPEYLRLAKQAFTEAGIGPSRTRLISGRAQEVLTRLADESYDLVFIDADPIDQPDYVVEGVRLLRSGGVIVVHRAALGGRAGDPAARDAEVVAVREAARLIAEDQRLTPALVPLGDGMLAAVRD